The Spirochaeta isovalerica genome includes a window with the following:
- the ygeW gene encoding knotted carbamoyltransferase YgeW: protein MSKIRIEEMIKELSRLASDKMYNDDFFLTWDKSDDEIKSTFLVADILRNLREENISTRLFDSGLGISLFRDNSTRTRFSYASACNLLGLEVQDLDEGKSQVAHGETVRETANMISFMADVIGIRDDMYIGKGHTYMQEVSDSVKQGHLDGVLEQRPTLVNLQCDIDHPTQSMSDALHLINEFGGIENLKGKKVAMTWAYSPSYGKPLSVPQGIVGLLTRLGMEVHLAHPEGYEIMPEVEEVARVNAERSGGKFVKSNSMAEAFKDADIVYPKSWAPFAAMEKRTNLYGEGDHDGIKALEQELLAQNAKYKDWECTEELMATTKEGKALYMHCLPADISGVSCKEGEVAASVFDRYRDPLYKEASYKPYIIAAMILLSKCQNPADTLQKMLEKGKRRFDD, encoded by the coding sequence ATGAGTAAAATTCGTATCGAAGAGATGATAAAAGAACTGTCCCGTCTGGCCAGTGACAAAATGTACAATGATGATTTTTTTCTGACATGGGATAAGAGTGACGATGAGATCAAATCGACTTTCCTCGTTGCCGATATCCTCAGAAACCTGAGAGAGGAAAACATATCCACAAGACTGTTCGACAGCGGTCTGGGAATCTCCCTCTTCAGAGATAACTCCACCAGAACAAGATTCAGCTATGCCAGCGCCTGTAATCTTCTCGGTCTTGAAGTCCAGGATCTCGATGAAGGAAAATCCCAGGTAGCGCACGGCGAAACCGTAAGGGAAACCGCTAACATGATCTCCTTCATGGCTGACGTTATCGGAATCAGAGACGATATGTACATCGGAAAAGGACACACCTATATGCAGGAAGTGTCCGACTCAGTTAAGCAGGGACACCTGGACGGCGTTCTCGAGCAGAGACCGACTCTCGTCAATCTCCAGTGCGATATCGACCACCCCACACAGTCCATGTCCGATGCTCTTCATCTTATTAACGAGTTCGGCGGAATCGAAAACCTCAAGGGCAAGAAAGTTGCCATGACCTGGGCTTATTCCCCCTCTTACGGCAAACCTCTTTCCGTTCCCCAGGGAATCGTCGGACTTTTGACCAGGCTCGGAATGGAAGTGCATCTGGCTCATCCCGAAGGTTATGAAATCATGCCTGAAGTTGAAGAAGTAGCCAGAGTTAACGCCGAGAGATCAGGCGGAAAATTCGTTAAATCCAACTCCATGGCGGAAGCCTTCAAAGATGCGGATATCGTGTATCCCAAATCATGGGCACCTTTCGCGGCTATGGAAAAGAGAACCAACCTTTATGGTGAGGGCGACCACGATGGAATCAAAGCTCTTGAGCAGGAACTTCTCGCACAGAACGCCAAGTACAAAGATTGGGAATGTACGGAAGAGCTTATGGCGACAACCAAAGAAGGGAAAGCGCTTTATATGCACTGCCTCCCCGCTGACATATCAGGTGTCAGCTGTAAAGAAGGCGAAGTAGCCGCATCAGTTTTTGACAGATACAGAGATCCTCTCTACAAAGAAGCCAGCTACAAACCCTACATCATCGCCGCCATGATTCTTCTGAGCAAATGCCAGAACCCCGCGGACACTCTTCAGAAAATGCTGGAAAAAGGCAAAAGAAGATTTGACGACTGA